The proteins below come from a single Drosophila suzukii chromosome X, CBGP_Dsuzu_IsoJpt1.0, whole genome shotgun sequence genomic window:
- the bnb gene encoding protein bangles and beads: MKCQLLFLATVCLASVWALPVPDEEVAIQPEVGAKAELLTKTALPTAAEPAVPKPETEKVPEPKIAQEAKAAVPEPAAPIAPVAEPAKEINSVELKSSAPDVETAPAIPEKKTLPEETKPAQESTPVEAEKKQEKTARTEAEPVVEAQPQAPKAIELAPEAPVANAEVQKQVVDEVKPQEPKTDAKSAEEPAIPAVVAAAEKETVVPEQPARQERINEIEQKEAKKDAVAPEEPAKAAEAAPTAAPELAKSETNIQVIAPEKKSIESTAAASPAAQAAQAKSGEAPKPVDQQKNTETVAEAAPVLKTNAPLAPAGATKVTEPAKEQEKEQPAAETIAKALPEQKSEETAAAGAPEPAAAVPEAKKIDEAPAPVAEPVAKSPEAIVEPAQAQAAPAEPKKSSEEKSDKSESKVDESSESKESEESSESKEN, from the coding sequence ATGAAGTGCCAACTGCTTTTCCTGGCCACCGTGTGCCTGGCCAGCGTTTGGGCGCTCCCCGTGCCCGACGAGGAGGTTGCCATTCAGCCGGAAGTCGGCGCCAAGGCCGAGTTGCTGACCAAGACCGCGCTGCCCACTGCCGCCGAGCCCGCTGTCCCCAAGCCGGAGACCGAGAAGGTGCCGGAGCCCAAGATCGCCCAGGAAGCCAAGGCCGCCGTTCCAGAGCCCGCCGCTCCCATCGCTCCCGTCGCCGAGCCGGCCAAGGAGATCAACAGTGTGGAGCTCAAGTCGAGTGCGCCGGACGTAGAGACCGCCCCAGCCATTCCGGAGAAGAAGACCCTGCCCGAGGAGACCAAGCCCGCCCAGGAGTCCACTCCCGTAGAAGCCGAGAAGAAGCAGGAGAAGACTGCCCGCACGGAGGCGGAGCCTGTCGTCGAGGCACAGCCCCAGGCACCCAAGGCCATTGAACTTGCCCCCGAGGCCCCAGTCGCCAATGCCGAGGTGCAGAAGCAAGTTGTGGACGAGGTCAAGCCCCAGGAGCCCAAGACCGATGCAAAGTCTGCCGAGGAGCCAGCGATTCCCGCCGTAGTAGCCGCCGCCGAGAAGGAGACCGTCGTCCCCGAGCAGCCCGCCCGTCAGGAGAGGATCAACGAAATCGAGCAGAAGGAGGCCAAGAAGGATGCTGTCGCACCCGAGGAGCCAGCCAAGGCCGCTGAAGCCGCACCCACCGCCGCCCCGGAACTTGCCAAGTCGGAGACCAACATCCAGGTGATTGCTCCGGAGAAGAAGTCCATCGAGTCGACCGCCGCTGCCTCTCCTGCTGCCCAAGCCGCCCAGGCCAAGTCCGGTGAGGCCCCCAAGCCTGTTGACCAGCAAAAGAACACCGAGACCGTGGCCGAGGCCGCTCCAGTGCTCAAGACCAATGCCCCACTGGCCCCCGCCGGCGCCACCAAGGTGACAGAGCCCGCCAAGGAGCAGGAGAAGGAGCAGCCAGCCGCCGAAACCATCGCCAAGGCCTTGCCAGAGCAGAAGTCGGAGGAGACAGCAGCAGCTGGAGCTCCGGAGCCAGCCGCCGCCGTGCCCGAGGCCAAGAAGATCGATGAAGCACCAGCACCCGTTGCCGAGCCCGTGGCCAAGAGCCCGGAAGCCATTGTCGAGCCTGCTCAAGCCCAAGCTGCACCGGCCGAGCCCAAAAAGTCGTCGGAGGAGAAGTCTGACAAGTCCGAGTCCAAGGTCGATGAGTCCTCAGAGTCGAAGGAGTCGGAGGAGAGCAGCGAATCGAAGGAGAACTAG
- the LOC108004854 gene encoding uncharacterized protein: protein MALVHTFLGTWEIVCCTFEGKRELSGLEGIKFRLDDTSDITWYNDLVSPLPEGKDCGTYCESASVLFSCETFDVHEINPRLVFGAFAGHSIEFSTNTLTPTDTLVLSCENWYAVECKRLQDGQAAGQEKQLSFGEALQESYFSDVVVKSSGGMEYALHASILRLNGFDCSMCVNSAPSSASARPARTCHSGPNTPNPIRISVAPANDDGHDKSLPRLNLSPIYLQPPCDFQTMPSSGLGAQRVHQFSSSFNCLSNGNAGDAASVVRTTGLLSLECGGGGGGGGMYRLPPTSHSDSHLETSQSHCKNIFNFCQDLMLQPTPTPLPPTAGLAICSIRRPPLSPYRARSPSPFPSSMDTPPSSPLTPVGVLCNLPTFLLGPILHWLYTESLLPDLDEDVCEKLISFAESQPSLTKLVEPTRKYLRLIRLKKFVVNVTMDLHGILNRVIQCINPGNITRDPAQLYATFQDALRECAIGCAKVLQFCNIFITDATHMTRYQKNEIVKYVRTRIPIFMSQVQQLLQNVLGVFVGLSVDEKAELVNYLVPEIESILFVLTAVIEEIKNSLEIMCKDLKCSHLDLPLQQQQADDAIVMQLQIADGAEPSPRPRRGAPVGLTLYDNLPDKQRLSSAENDLKFVLYMYEVRKMRDIYGRIVAALEIIKDKKSTFCEMDFLSKSSTINQNLEQLIMDIPAYIFIVENLSDRLDDKLGWKEFKFCFKLATSQINGVIAKLLDHKDALRDAISQICLLVRKQEFTQSVIELGLLDSSSRLTNNIKMADHENNLNQGLSDKEPIYLDRKQYYDYNSIKLNLIRHLCEPPIAASSNLSKNALRLLHSTQLADMEFEVHTYASTPSAGKAEAGTEAAEPATKALQVHSFKAHRVIVAARCEWFKKALMSGMQESINRKVIITDTSPVIFRRLLLYLYGAPIDRTVGAEQVCELMLLADRYSIDDLKELCENTLYSLIDEDSVVCLLGIADRYMATALKSKCLSFLSQHAQLTKCEIFKELPQTLQLEVMDLIHWFGRVSEPWNDRGFKPRSSSRHSLKSPSKPRSRSRKSSPSYM, encoded by the exons ATGGCACTGGTGCACACTTTCTTGGGCACATGGGAG ATTGTCTGCTGCACCTTCGAGGGAAAGCGGGAGCTCTCCGGCCTGGAGGG CATAAAGTTCCGCTTGGACGACACCAGCGACATTACCTGGTACAATGACCTGGTCAGTCCGCTGCCCGAGGGCAAGGACTGCGGCACCTACTGCGAGTCGGCCAGTGTGCTCTTCAGCTGCGAGACCTTCGACGTCCACGAGATCAACCCGCGACTTGTCTTTGGAGCCTTCGCCGGCCACAGCATTGAGTTCAGC ACCAACACCTTGACGCCGACCGACACGCTGGTGCTCAGCTGCGAGAACTGGTATGCCGTCGAGTGCAAGCGGCTGCAGGATGGCCAGGCTGCTGGCCAGGAGAAGCAGCTGAGCTTCGGCGAGGCCCTGCAGGAGTCCTACTTCAGCGACGTGGTGGTGAAGAGCTCCGGCGGCATGGAGTACGCCCTGCACGCCTCCATACTGCGGCTCAATGGCTTCGATTGCAGCATGTGTGTCAATAGTGCCCCTTCTTCGGCTTCCGCTCGACCGGCCAGGACCTGCCACAGCGGCCCCAACACGCCGAATCCCATCAGGATTTCCGTGGCGCCGGCCAATGACGACGGGCATGACAAGTCCCTGCCGCGCCTGAATCTTTCGCCCATCTACCTGCAGCCGCCCTGTGACTTCCAGACCATGCCGTCGTCCGGACTGGGCGCCCAGCGAGTGCATCAGTTCAGCAGCAGCTTCAACTGCCTGAGCAATGGCAATGCAGGGGACGCGGCGTCCGTGGTCAGGACCACGGGTCTGCTGAGCCTCGAgtgcggcggcggcggcggcggtggtggCATGTACCGTCTGCCGCCCACCTCACATTCGGACTCGCACCTGGAAACGTCGCAGTCGCACTGCAAGAACATCTTCAACTTCTGCCAGGACCTGATGCTGCAGCCCACGCCCACGCCCCTGCCACCAACCGCCGGGCTGGCCATCTGCAGCATCCGGAGGCCACCGCTGTCGCCCTACCGGGCACGCAGCCCCTCGCCATTCCCCAGCTCCATGGACACGCCGCCGTCGTCGCCGCTGACTCCCGTGGGCGTTCTGTGCAACCTGCCCACCTTCCTGCTCGGCCCCATCCTCCACTGGCTGTACACGGAGTCCCTGCTCCCGGATCTGGACGAGGATGTGTGCGAGAAGCTGATAAGCTTCGCGGAGTCGCAGCCGTCGCTCACCAAGCTGGTGGAGCCGACGCGCAAGTACCTGCGACTGATACggctaaaaaaat TTGTGGTTAACGTTACGATGGATCTGCACGGCATTCTCAACCGGGTCATACAGTGCATTAACCCCGGTAACATCACCCGCGATCCGGCGCAGCTCTATGCGACGTTTCAGGACGCCTTGCGCGAATGTGCCATAG GTTGCGCCAAAGTACTTCAGTTCTGTAACATCTTCATCACGGACGCCACTCACATGACCCGATATCAGAAGAACGAGATCGTCAAGTATGTCCGAACCCGCATCCCAATTTTTATGTCGCAGGTTCAACAGCTGCTGCAGAACGTACTCGGAGTCTTTGTCGGCCTGAGCGTCGACGAAAAGGCCGAGTTGGTGAATTATCTTGTACCTGAA ATCGAATCAATCTTATTTGTATTGACCGCTGTGATAGAGGAAATAAAAAACTCGCTGGAAATCATGTGTAAG GACCTCAAATGTTCCCACTTGGATCTCCCACTACAACAACAGCAGGCAGACGATGCTATTGTCATGCAATTGCAGATTGCGGACGGGGCCGAACCCTCGCCACGTCCTCGTCGCGGTGCTCCCGTGGGTCTTACGCTTTACGACAATCTCCCGGACAAGCAGCGCCTGAGCTCCGCGGAGAATGACCTGAAGTTCGTGCTCTACATGTACGAGGTTCGGAAAATGCGCGACATATATGGCCGGATCGTGGCGGCCCTGGAAATAATCAAGGACAAAAA GAGTACTTTCTGCGAAATGGATTTTCTGAGCAAAAGCAGCACCATCAACCAGAACCTCGAGCAACTGATCATGGACATTCCCGCTTACATCTTCATAGTGGAGAACCTGTCGGATCGACTAGACGACAAGCTGGGTTGGAAGGAGTTCAAGTTCTGTTTCAAGCTGGCCACCAGTCAGATA AATGGCGTCATTGCCAAGTTACTCGACCACAAGGATGCCCTGAGAGACGCCATTAGTCAGATCTGTTTGCTGGTGCGAAAACAGGAGTTCACACAGTCCGTGATTGAGCTGGGACTATTGGACAGCAGCAGTCGGCTTACCAACAACATCAAAATGGCTGACCATGAGAACAACCTCAACCAGGGGCTGAGCGACAAGGAACCGATCTACCTGGATCGGAAACAATATTATGATTACAATAGCATTAAG TTAAACCTCATTCGACATCTCTGTGAGCCACCCATTGCCGCCAGCAGCAATCTCTCGAAGAACGCCCTGCGTCTACTGCACTCGACCCAACTGGCCGACATGGAGTTCGAGGTCCACACCTATGCGTCGACCCCAAGTGCCGGCAAGGCAGAGGCCGGAACTGAAGCTGCCGAGCCTGCGACGAAGGCCCTCCAGGTGCACAGCTTCAAGGCCCACCGGGTGATCGTTGCGGCTCGCTGTGAGTGGTTCAAGAAGGCCCTGATGTCGGGCATGCAGGAGTCCATCAACCGAAAGGTCATAATCACGGACACCTCCCCCGTGATATTCCGGCGCCTGCTGCTTTACCTCTACGGTGCTCCTATCGATCGTACAGTTGGCGCCGAGCAGGTGTGCGAACTAATGCTCTTGGCAGACCGGTACTCCATAGATGATCTCAAG GAACTGTGCGAAAACACCCTGTACTCTTTAATTGACGAGGACTCCGTGGTCTGCCTTCTTGGCATTGCGGATCGCTATATGGCTACTGCTTTGAAGTCGAAATGCCTTTCCTTTCTTTCGCAACATGCGCAACTGACCAAGTGTGAGATATTCAAGGAATTGCCACAGACCCTTCAG CTAGAGGTTATGGATTTGATTCATTGGTTTGGACGAGTATCGGAGCCGTGGAACGATCGCGGGTTCAAGCCGCGCAGCAGCTCGCGGCACAGCCTGAAGAGTCCCTCGAAGCCGCGCTCGCGATCACGCAAGTCCTCGCCCTCCTATATGTGA